The Coregonus clupeaformis isolate EN_2021a chromosome 3, ASM2061545v1, whole genome shotgun sequence genome includes a region encoding these proteins:
- the LOC121538509 gene encoding E3 ubiquitin-protein ligase TRIM39-like, with translation MASGSFFQEEDILCPVCYDIFRDPVVLPCSHSACKTCMEEYWKHKDDQECPVCRKRSSMPFPAVSLILKRLCEGFLQERSSRDAEPGSERLCGQHKEKLKLFCLEDEQPVCLVCRDSRQHTGHEFCPIDEVVQDQRERVKAELEPLKEKLRLYTDAKLTCGQTEKYIMTQAAETHREIKKELQHLHQLLVKEEEARIDALMEEEKENTRMVKEKTKEISKIISNLSDKIQAVEEYLEGDHVTFLQRYKAIVYKARAQSTVPDPQLVSGALIEVAKHLGNLQFRVWEKMQGDIKYYPVTLDPNTAHPDVLVYPDMVTFRARNSGEREEMETPVPDTSERFNLYEGILGSEGFDSGTHTWDVEVRNEYLQRYGHSRDWALGVVEESVSRKGLIEKGGWRLEQHGGVYTVRSVPEPPITLSLKLRKEPLRIRVTLDWDGGTLTFSDSHYNKLLHTFTHTFTEKVFPYLSNGCETFTLRLLPVKVNVAAEQHSQSRCHLSIPPFAY, from the exons ATGGCCTCCGGGTCCTTCTTCCAAGAAGAGGATATCCTCTGTCCCGTGTGCTATGATATCTTCAGGGATCCTGTGGTTCTCCCTTGCAGCCACAGTGCCTGTAAGACCTGCATGGAGGAGTACTGGAAGCATAAAGACGACCAGGAGTGTCCAGTCTGCAGGAAGAGATCCTCCATGCCTTTCCCAGCGGTCAGCCTCATTCTgaagaggctgtgtgaggggttCCTACAG GAGAGGAGCTCCAGAGATGCAGAGCCTGGGTCTGAGAGGCTCTGTGGTCAACACAAAGAGAAACTCAAGCTCTTTTGTCTGGAGGATGAACAGCCTGTCTGTTTGGTGTGTCGTGACTCAAGACAACATACAGGACACGAGTTCTGTCCCATAGATGAAGTTGTCCAGGACCAGCGG GAGAGAGTAAAGGCTGAACTGGAGCCCTTGAAGGAGAAGCTGAGACTTTACACTGATGCCAAACTAACCTGTGGTCAAACAGAAAAATACATCATG ACACAGGCCGCAGAGACACACAGGGAAATCAAGAAAGAGTTACAACATCTTCATCAGCTTCTCGTAAAGGAAGAGGAGGCCAGGATAGACGCTCtgatggaggaagagaaggagaataCTCGGATGGTAAAGGAGAAGACTAAAGAGATTAGCAAAATAATCTCAAATCTTTCAGACAAGATCCAAGCTGTAGAGGAGTATCTAGAGGGTGACCATGTTACCTTTCTGCAGAGATACAAGGCCATTGTATACAAGGCCAG AGCCCAGAGCACGGTGCCTGATCCACAGCTGGTCTCGGGAGCGCTGATAGAGGTGGCCAAACACCTGGGCAACCTGCAGTTCAGAGTCTGGGAGAAGATGCAGGGAGATATAAAATACT ATCCGGTGACTCTGGACCCCAACACGGCCCATCCAGACGTGCTGGTGTACCCCGATATGGTCACGTTCAGAGCCAGAAACTccggggagagagaagagatggagacgCCGGTTCCTGACACCTCAGAGAGGTTCAACCTCTATGAAGGGATCCTGGGCTCTGAGGGCTTCGATTCGGGGACACACACCTGGGACGTGGAAGTCAGGAATGAATATCTCCAGAGATACGGGCACAGCAGGGACTGGGCCCTGGGGGTGGTGGAGGAGTCTGTGTCCAGGAAGGGCTTGATAGAGAAGGGAGGCTGGAGGTTAGAGCAACATGGAGGGGTTTACACCGTACGCTCTGTCCCCGAGCCTCCCATCACCCTCTCGCTGAAGCTGAGAAAGGAGCCCCTGAGGATCAGAGTGACTCTGGACTGGGATGGAGGAACGCTGACCTTCTCTGATTCTCATTACAACAAACTTctccacacattcacacacaccttCACAGAGAAAGTATTTCCGTATCTGAGCAATGGGTGTGAAACCTTTACTTTGAGGCTCTTACCAGTGAAGGTCAATGTAGCAGCTGAACAGCACAGTCAGAGCAGATGCCACCTCTCTATACCACCTTTCGCatattaa